A single window of Drosophila suzukii chromosome 3, CBGP_Dsuzu_IsoJpt1.0, whole genome shotgun sequence DNA harbors:
- the LOC108008043 gene encoding uncharacterized protein, with protein sequence MFPIGMSTRGTYQGRPLSSQSTDFLFYLPGALRPVLFLFYTLETVFNMFCMGYHISGFQAVNLLDLGPDGQTIHYLYLVVFYGFMVLTPFQSVAICTGHTPNVLLEIYKASAGAVAFILISLTTMWDAERQSYLFFATIVAHDHDEHAYSEFREDLPNHPFFQFMRGQSISSLACGLIYMLHAAILIDVKLTSRFNDHGRHAPIPLFVLGRAFHQKLNSYQWFREFCESNTIDI encoded by the coding sequence ATGTTTCCAATCGGCATGAGTACCAGAGGGACTTATCAAGGACGTCCGCTGTCCTCCCAAAGCACCGACTTTCTGTTTTACCTGCCAGGAGCTCTGCGTCCCGTGCTGTTCCTGTTCTACACCCTGGAAACAGTGTTCAACATGTTTTGCATGGGCTACCACATCTCGGGCTTCCAGGCCGTCAACCTACTTGACCTTGGCCCGGATGGACAGACTATCCACTACTTGTACCTGGTCGTCTTCTACGGTTTCATGGTGCTGACTCCTTTCCAGAGCGTCGCGATCTGCACGGGTCACACGCCCAATGTTCTGTTGGAGATCTACAAGGCCTCGGCGGGCGCGGTGGCCTTCATCCTGATATCCCTGACCACGATGTGGGATGCGGAGCGGCAGTCCTACTTGTTCTTCGCCACGATTGTGGCCCATGACCATGACGAGCATGCCTACTCTGAGTTCCGTGAGGACCTTCCAAATCACCCATTCTTCCAATTCATGAGGGGCCAGTCCATCTCCTCGTTGGCCTGTGGACTTATCTACATGCTCCATGCGGCTATACTGATCGACGTCAAGTTGACCTCGAGGTTCAACGACCACGGTAGGCACGCTCCCATCCCACTTTTTGTCTTGGGACGAGCTTTTCATCAGAAGCTTAATAGCTACCAATGGTTCCGGGAGTTCTGCGAGAGCAACACTATAGATATTTGA
- the LOC108008042 gene encoding uncharacterized protein, with protein sequence MSVRSLFTWVHATGVLTADSVVGNYQPEALRPVLFVFYTLETVFNMFCMGYHISGFMTIALDPYTWDVRAFHYFYLVTFYVFMVLTLFQSVNICTGHTPTVCMEIWKASSAAFVFTLISLTSMWDAERQFHMFITQKDPHIHHKDDYADLAEDPPVHPVFHFLQGQSISSLACGMLYLLHATIMIDVKLTTDLNRGKVKGDYMPIPLFVLGRVVHARLNTYQWFRDFCENETIFL encoded by the coding sequence ATGTCTGTAAGATCCCTTTTTACATGGGTCCATGCCACTGGCGTCCTAACGGCAGACAGTGTGGTTGGGAACTACCAACCCGAGGCTCTGCGACCCGTTCTGTTCGTATTCTACACCTTGGAAACGGTCTTCAACATGTTCTGCATGGGCTACCACATCTCGGGCTTCATGACCATCGCACTGGACCCGTACACCTGGGACGTGCGGGCGTTCCACTACTTCTACCTGGTGACCTTCTACGTGTTCATGGTGCTGACCCTCTTCCAGAGCGTCAACATCTGCACGGGTCATACGCCCACCGTTTGCATGGAGATCTGGAAGGCCTCGTCGGCGGCCTTCGTCTTCACCCTGATATCCTTGACCTCGATGTGGGATGCGGAGCGGCAGTTCCACATGTTCATCACCCAGAAGGATCCGCATATTCACCATAAAGATGACTATGCCGATCTCGCGGAGGACCCGCCGGTGCACCCGGTCTTCCACTTCCTCCAAGGCCAGTCCATCTCCTCGCTGGCCTGCGGAATGCTCTACCTGCTCCATGCCACCATCATGATCGACGTCAAACTGACCACCGACCTGAACAGGGGTAAGGTGAAGGGCGACTACATGCCCATCCCACTCTTCGTCCTGGGACGGGTCGTCCACGCCAGGCTGAACACCTACCAATGGTTTCGGGACTTTTGCGAGAACGAAACAATATTCCTATAG